From the bacterium genome, the window TTCGTAAACTGAGGCGACGGTGTGGGAGAGTTCAAACTCGAGTATTTGTGGGCATGCCTCGCCGGCACCTCGCGATCCAGAGAGAGCACTCTCAACTTCCCCTCTCACAGAGTCCTGGGCGAGCCGGACCCACCCCGGCACAACGGGGTCAATTCTCTCTGTGGCAAGAACGGGACCGAAACCTCCCCCGAGAGTTAGCACAAGCGCAAGCAACGCGCCGATGCTCGCGATGCAGATGGCTCTACCAAGGCAGTTCATGGAATGCCCTAAAGGGGCTGCATTTCAATGAGAGCCCAGACAACTCACGGGAAGATGGCACACCTGGGCGCTGCAAGCCGTACTATTGTTAACTATAACAAGATCGGTCGAGATGTCAACGGACTTTGTAATATCGGGCATTTGAGGTCAGTGACTGATTGGCACCGACGGACAGGCTTACGCCAATCACTCCGTTGAAATCGCAAGCTACTGCCGCAACCAAACCGCTAACAAGCCGGGCCTGCTCCGCCTGCGTCAACGCCTCCCAGATGGCGTCGAACTCGGTGAGGGCGGCCCGCAGGTGCTCGAAGTCGATGTTGTGGTGCGCGGCGGCCATCTCCCGGCCCAGATCGGCTATCCGGGCGGTCATCGTCGCCGATGCGGTCTCGACTTCGGTGATCCGCTTCAGGATCGTCGGTGAGTCCCCGTTGGCTTGTGCCAGCACCCCTGCCAGCCGCCTTGCCTCTTCCTTCCGGGCTTGCAGTTGCCGCTGGAGCCGCTTGCGCTCGGACGCCAGCTGGGCGACCTGTTGTTTCTGCTGACTGCTGGCCTCCTGGAACACCTGCCGCTGCAACTCCGGATCCCGGGCCAGTGTCTTGATCTGCTCCACCACGAAGTCCTCGATCTCCTGGGCCGGTAGGGTCGGGGTGGGACAGGCATCTTTCCCCCGCTTCATCTTGGTCAGGCACATGTAGTAGCGGTAGAGCCGGTTGCCCTTCTGGGTGTAGGTGTGGGCCATGGCCGCCCCACAGTGGCCGCACTTGAGCAGTCCCCGGAGCAGGGCACCATGCTTGTTCCTTGTGTCCGCCCCCCTGTTCTGCGAGTTGAGCTGGAGCAGTTTCTGCACCTCTCGGAAGATCCGCTTGTCCACGATGGCATCCTGCTCCCCCGGGTAGAGCTGCCCCTGGTGCCGGACCTTGCCGGGTGCCCCTCAGCTTGCTGTGGGCAGGTCACCCACCTGCCAGAAGACGGAAGGAAAGGAACGCCTGGCGAATTGAGACGATCTCGCGTTATGGAGTCACCCACCGCAAGCGGTGGGCACCTGGCGGCACAGGACCACCGATGGCGAGTGGACTACTGTGTTTCCGACATGCCGCGGCGGAACTCGCGAACGCTTTGGCCGAGGCCGCGGGCCAGTTGCGGGATCTTGTTGGCGCCGAACAGGAGGATGAGCGCCAGCAGTATGAGCAGGAGTTCCTGCGCGCCTAAACCGAACATGGAGACTTCTCCTTTGTGGGCGACGTGTTCGCCGCCGGTGATTCGCTTTCGGGCAACTCCGTGACCGCCCCGGCCAAGGCGCCGGCCAATTGCAGCGCCGGCTGGGCCATTGCGAGCGGGGCATCAGCGGCCGCTGCGATGGCCTCCGGCAGCCAACTGCACAGATGCCGTCGGGTGTACTCGCGGCAGGCCTGACGTGCCTGTCCCGCGCGATCATGGTCACCCCGGATTTCCATCTCCGCCAGATAGGTCAGGAGGTGGCGGACAAACTCCAACTGATGACGCAGATGATCGGCGCTTTCCAG encodes:
- a CDS encoding recombinase zinc beta ribbon domain-containing protein; translated protein: MDKRIFREVQKLLQLNSQNRGADTRNKHGALLRGLLKCGHCGAAMAHTYTQKGNRLYRYYMCLTKMKRGKDACPTPTLPAQEIEDFVVEQIKTLARDPELQRQVFQEASSQQKQQVAQLASERKRLQRQLQARKEEARRLAGVLAQANGDSPTILKRITEVETASATMTARIADLGREMAAAHHNIDFEHLRAALTEFDAIWEALTQAEQARLVSGLVAAVACDFNGVIGVSLSVGANQSLTSNARYYKVR
- a CDS encoding twin-arginine translocase TatA/TatE family subunit, giving the protein MFGLGAQELLLILLALILLFGANKIPQLARGLGQSVREFRRGMSETQ